One Apodemus sylvaticus chromosome 14, mApoSyl1.1, whole genome shotgun sequence DNA window includes the following coding sequences:
- the Il9 gene encoding interleukin-9 codes for MLVTYILASALLVGSVLGQRCSTREVIHDTSFLIEKLKDDPVSKCSCNGTVTSCLCLSIPSDDCTMPCYQEGLSQVTNATRKTKFWIIFTRVKRTADILKNNKCPLFSCEKPCNQTTAGNTLSFLEHFRMTLQKPQMQEKERRSREKSREKSREKSQ; via the exons atgttGGTGACATACATCCTGGCCTCTGCTTTGCTCGTCGGTTCTGTGCTGGGCCAGAGATGCAGCACCAGGGAGGTCATCCATGACACCAGTTTCCTTATTGAAAAGCTGAAG GACGATCCTGTGTCCAAATGCAGCTGCAATGGCACT GTGACCAGCTGCTTGTGTCTCTCCATCCCATCT GATGACTGTACCATGCCCTGCTACCAGGAGGGACTGTCACAGGTGACCAATGCCACCCGGAAAACAAAATTCTGGATTATTTTCACCCGAGTGAAAAGGACAGCTGATATCCTGAAGAACAACAAGTGTCCA CTCTTTTCCTGCGAAAAGCCCTGCAACCAGACCACAGCAGGCAACACGCTGTCATTTCTGGAGCATTTTCGGATGACACTCCAGAAGCCACAGATGCAAGAGAAAGAGCGGAGAAGCCGAGAGAAAAGCCGAGAGAAAAGCCGAGAGAAAAGCCAGTGA